In Aspergillus chevalieri M1 DNA, chromosome 7, nearly complete sequence, the sequence agggctcTTCGAGTGCCAGccatgagagtgagctcctccacatcATTGGGTGCCGGGGAATTAGCAGcctcttttgcaagagcgtcagcacactcattgccatagatgccttcatgacctgggagccaatacagctgtatattccagccgcgttcctgtaggtgagatgcagtgcatgtaatcttgctcaggatatattggccagaagaccttcctggagctgaacacgcttgaattgccctgattgtctgtacagatgattgctgtataggcccgatgggaacgttgtgatgttgGTCCAAATGTGTTgcatatttgggtgagagccatctctatgcctctcgattccgctgcatatacagtgtgagtagctggggagccaatgtgaactgcctggcgccctagaggtgaaaccactgctgctccaactccctgttctgtcaagctgccgACTGTGTATGCAAAGAAAAGGGTTGTGTATATATGGATTTGTATATATGGATTTTTATATGAAGATATACATTTGACACGCGCTCGATGGCTTGTCTCGGCCTGTATTCCCAAATTGTAATCATCTATCCGTCTGGTACACAGGAATGATGCATGCTCCTTCTTGCAACtatgctttctttgtttaTTTGTCTATCAAATATAGCAGGCCATCTTTCACTTTCTTTTGCTATCGCTTCTACAAATACGGCTCCATAAGCCGGTATCCCGAAGGATACTGCACCCTTTTGCCACCTCTGTCGTCTAATTGCCTCGTGGACAATGCGTATCTGATGCATAGTCTGCTGTCGTGACCCGCTTTATCTTGACCATATTATCGAAATCCCCACACAGTGCTTTGCTTTTTGGGCCGCTCACATAATGGGCCCCTTTCGCGAACGGGACAACTGCCAAAACAGCTGCATTGCGTTCATATCTATTGTCTGGTCTCGATAGCTTACGGAAACAACGCCCGCTGTCAAGGAAAATCCGGAAAATTAGCAGCCCCTGAATCTATCATCGGAACCGTGTTTCACAAAGTGTCAGGTCCATATCCGGTCCAGATAAAGATAAAGCTTGGATATAGTATTCGAGATAGATCTGGTCTCCGATCGTGAGACACAAGAGTTCAATATTATTGTGTTCTCTTAAATATATCCCCCCCTCCCCAAATTCTCTGTTTACAATCGTGCCCAAAAAACAAGAGGTAAATGATTTGAGTAGTTCGATTTTCTCgccctttccttttctgcttAAGAGCCGTCTTGATATGGCAAGACTCAGCACAGCCAAATAGACACTAGCAAAATTTCAGCGCATCCTAAGGTTTACAATTTGCTACACTAACGTATATGTATTTCTTCGGCATACCATATTACCCTTATTCCTCCTATTTGATGGAGAGGGGCAGAGAGCTGAATAGGATGACTATACGTTGGAACAACCGGTGATAAAGGAATATATGGTCCTATTCTAAAAAAATCATGGTAGCAAATGACTAGTTGCGTAAAAATTGGAAGGGTCCCTAGTCTCCTCAATCCTCTGGCAGTATGGCCGAATAACTTAGACTAGGTGGCCACCTGTGTCATTCTCACTATAGTTTCAGAAAGGGAAACAGTCTATTCTACAAAGAATGCGTCTATCTAATAAATGAAAATCCATCTTGGATGGCAATAGATACATATAAGGGATAAGaaaaacaagaagaaagaggaagacaggCAAAGACAAAAGTGGAAAGGCGAAAGACAGGAGAAAGTTGCAAACTTCTGCCAATTACAGAAGACCTCGAAGGTCTAATCCGTCAACATAGACAAACACTGAAGCAGGCCAATCATCACTGCTGACTCCACCATGACACGGCCGTGTCTCTCAGTGTGTTCGAACCACAGTGAACATCGCCACCATTGATGTGGTGAGACCAAAAGTCATCAATAAAATGTACCGTCATATTTGACTTGCGGAAGGCCTTCTCAACAGCGTCCTGAAAGATATCTTTTCCATCGATAACAGGGCCAAATGCTCGAGCGCAAATGAAATGGTTGCCTAGCACTACCCCGTTGATGGAGGCTGGGAAGAAAGAGGCAACATTGAATTCGCCTTCCTTGGGTGGCGACATGTGGGGAGGAAGACCATCGCGGCTTTTTGTGTGTCCAGGCCCTGAAAATTCACCGTCAGTGAAGAGGTGAGGAATATAAATTAAATCTTCCTTGGTCAAACCAGTCTCTTCGAGGAGAACGTGCACGGCCGAATCAATATTTCTCTGAGCCCGGACTGTGGCATGCAGAACCACTTCATCAGAGACGACTTGACCGATTGTCCAGTTCAAACGTGGTTCAGCACCTTGAGGAGGTGTGCGGTCCTGTAGGTTCGCGCTGTAAGCATCCACCGTCCCATATCCGCTCTCGTTGGCTTTAAGGAGGACATTGAATCCAGCTACCGGGTCCGAAACGGCCATAGTAAACCCCAGCTCGTTATCTGCCGGCAAGAACGAGATGAACTCGTCAACATGTCCAACCGCTAGCCAACCGGCTTCAATGACGAGGGGATCCTGCAACCGTTGGGCCCGGAAAAACTTCATCATCGCTTCTGAATGCTTCTCCTCAAAATGCTGTCCAGTCAAGATCCGGCCAAGTGGATAGTGCTTTCCGGTTTTTTTGCTGGTATACGGCGGGATTGTCTCGATGTTGCCGCCTGAATTGATCTCTCGACGTCCTAGAACTCCACTTCCGACAGGTAGAAAACCACCGATACCTTTGCCACGGAGTTGGGTGAAGACCTGTCGGCCAGCCGGACGGGATTCTTGGGCTGTACGGAGAATGACACGGATGGAGATGGGGCCATTTGGTCCTGGCATGCTGGCAAATGCAGGTTCCATAATATCCTGTGCCCACCAATCATCACTGGAACCGAGCAAAGTCAGGGGAGTGTTCAATCCGGCCTTTTGCTTGGCTGCATCGAGCTCCCTAATGAACCGATGCTGGGCCTTGGTAGAGTCATTCCCAAGAACGCTGATAAGTCGTTGAGCTGGCTGAAGGTGATGGTGGAGGAGGACCGGGGCAAGCTTGAGCGCAACATGGTCAGttttggtggtgttggacTCCGTGACAGTGAAGGAGACTCGAGCAGTGCCGTTCCAGACGTCAGAGTCCGTAACAAGGGCTCGGGAATCGATTCCCAACTCTAGGCCGGTCCGGATGGCAGTGGCGTTGAAGATGAACTCGGGATCGATGTAGATCCATTCGGAGCCGTGTTTCCAAAAGATTCGCACGTAAGGGGATGGATCTGCAGCAACATGTGCCGTTGCGTTGCTGCCAATGTCATGGATGGGCACCGTGCGGAGCGGTGCAAGGTACTCTGGCGTGATCAGAGTATCTCCCGAGGCATCGTTGCAGCTGGCCAGCTCAATGTCGCTAAGGTCTTGGTCTCTGCGGTCCCTGAAGTGACACCTGCCTTTGGCATCTCCGATATTAGGCAGGAAGATAGCACCATGGTCCTCGGACCATAAGTCTTTGTCGACAGCATCCGTGTTGCCATCCAGGTCCACTACTCCATCACGATTGGTGTCGGCGCGAATCGCGGGAGAAAAGGCATAGACGAGCGAAGAACTGAGGAGCAGAGATGTGATATACACACGAGATCCCATTTTGAATTGCCTGATATTGATGCAAGTCGGATGGCCCTGTCCAAGCAGCAATTGACGATACTTA encodes:
- a CDS encoding protein-arginine deiminase domain-containing protein (COG:S;~EggNog:ENOG410PH6K;~InterPro:IPR004303,IPR013530,IPR036556;~PFAM:PF03068;~SECRETED:SignalP(1-19);~go_component: GO:0005737 - cytoplasm [Evidence IEA];~go_function: GO:0004668 - protein-arginine deiminase activity [Evidence IEA];~go_function: GO:0005509 - calcium ion binding [Evidence IEA];~go_process: GO:0018101 - protein citrullination [Evidence IEA]), which encodes MGSRVYITSLLLSSSLVYAFSPAIRADTNRDGVVDLDGNTDAVDKDLWSEDHGAIFLPNIGDAKGRCHFRDRRDQDLSDIELASCNDASGDTLITPEYLAPLRTVPIHDIGSNATAHVAADPSPYVRIFWKHGSEWIYIDPEFIFNATAIRTGLELGIDSRALVTDSDVWNGTARVSFTVTESNTTKTDHVALKLAPVLLHHHLQPAQRLISVLGNDSTKAQHRFIRELDAAKQKAGLNTPLTLLGSSDDWWAQDIMEPAFASMPGPNGPISIRVILRTAQESRPAGRQVFTQLRGKGIGGFLPVGSGVLGRREINSGGNIETIPPYTSKKTGKHYPLGRILTGQHFEEKHSEAMMKFFRAQRLQDPLVIEAGWLAVGHVDEFISFLPADNELGFTMAVSDPVAGFNVLLKANESGYGTVDAYSANLQDRTPPQGAEPRLNWTIGQVVSDEVVLHATVRAQRNIDSAVHVLLEETGLTKEDLIYIPHLFTDGEFSGPGHTKSRDGLPPHMSPPKEGEFNVASFFPASINGVVLGNHFICARAFGPVIDGKDIFQDAVEKAFRKSNMTVHFIDDFWSHHINGGDVHCGSNTLRDTAVSWWSQQ